CTTTTTTTTGACATAAGAGGCCTTCTTGAAGGACGTGGTTTACACCTAGATTCTAGCTTAGCTGTCTTATGTTCTAAGAAAATTTGGTATACCCCGCTTGTGAATGGCGTGCCTGGATCCTTGTTCAACTCATCAATTGCTTTAGCAGCATTTACTGTTAACAGGTACTCTGCTCCTATTGGCATGCTCTCATCTTGCAAGAAACGAAATGAATCCATGTGCGAAGTAAACATGGACTCTTTTAACTTTTTGATAATTTCATCTTCCATGACTAAATCCATACAATACAGAAGGCTTTCAAACCGTCGATATCAGGGATCAAACTTCATTTACAAGTCATACCACGCTAATAGTAACGTCACAAACTGTTGTTTTTAGATCATATAAGAATATAGCATGAAGTAGGGCTCAACTAAAAAAATAGACTTAGCGAACTAGATTACACGTCAACTGACTTCTAAAAACAGGGGTAGAATCTGGTGTTATTTACTTAAAATATACTTAATTTATACTTAAAGAAGAATGATTCTTAATTGCAGAAAGGATGTAAGTAATTGAATCTAAAGAGAAAAAATGGTCGGAGTGAGAGGATTCGAACCTCCGACCCCCACAACCCCATATATATCCTATGATCTAGTATAACCTATTGATTTTATTGAAAAAAGCACCCTCTTGTCCTACACCCATTATAGCCATTATACCCCCTTATGAATCCTGGGCTACAAGGTGCATATTGCAGACATTCTGGGCCTTTGGGATAGGTAACACCTGTCGTGGTTAAAATTTAGGCTTCTTGTCTTTTGATCTATCGTCTAACAATCGATCCCCTACCCCACTCAGCTGGCCTCTACTTTTCATTCTGAAGACGCTCCACTTTCTATAAATTCAGGCCATTACCAGAACCAATATTTAGATTAATTATTTATATTTATAGATGTTTTTATAACCTTAATATATCGCTTTTACGTCAATAAGGTCCTTTTGCATCAGTTAGTGAACTAAATACACAACAGATCAATTTATCGTTTGGTTCTAAAAATATTTCCTGGAAGAATTTCCCCTAATTTTTCAGTATCATAGCTTTTTAAATAGCACCAGGTGTGAATACACCCTTTTTCAATCATTGATTAACAAGGGCTAAGAATGTCTGAAAATAAACCCTGGAATAATAACCAAATACAAAAGTTAATAGCTGAGTTAAACCAATCGTCGTTGACGACAGATGAGATTGGTCATGTGAGCATAGAAGAGTATAAGGAGTTAAAAAATAAATATTTAAAAGTGACTATGAAAGCTATAGAAATGGAGCAAGCTTTACGCACAATTAATAGAGCATCAAATATTGCTCTTTTGGATGAGTGTTAATATCGAAGAATAAGTTATCTGGTTAGCTATGGTGTTGAAGTACATAGCAAGCCGAAAAATAAGCTGTAAGTAACCGTGTTTAGTCTTGCTTCCAGCCACATCATATAGCAGGCCCAATATTGGGTTAGCTTTCCTTTCTTGTTCCTTTTTCATGTTCTTTGTCAAGCTTGATTGGGTGGTATTTTCTACGTAGTTACCGAGCCATAATCACTCACACTTATGATTAATTACTTTCCCTATAACTGAAATTAATAAACGTGAATTAAATTTGATCTTTGCTTGTGTGTGAGTAAAAATTGCGCATTTTCATGTTTGCAAAACATAGTTTTGATCGTTTCAGAAGTGGATGTGTGAATGAGCATTAATGTAAAGTTGTCTTTCTTGTTGGGGGCTGGGTTAGCCTCAGTTCTTTGTTGTAGCACTCAGGCTGAAGTTAGATGGTATGCTCCTTACACTTCACATGATCCATGGAAAACAGACAGTATATCAGGTGTCTATGTAGCCACTCCCTATGAGTCTTGCATAGAGCAGATGAATTCGTATCAGCGTTCTGCAGATGCTTTTAGGAAAGATGGCCGAGGATATAGTTTTTTAGCTGTTGAAAATACTTATTGGGCAGGGAAGGTAAATCCTAATTTTAAAAAGTGCTCTTATTTATTTACTTATCCAAATGGCTATAGCTATCAATGGCACCTGAATGCAGGTCTTCAAGGAAAAGGGTGTGAGTCTCCTTTAGTCTTTGACGAGAAAGTCAGTGGTTGTATTAACAAAAATGCACAGCCTCAAAGCTGCGAGACGTTAAAAGGAAACCCTGTCAATATTGCTACAGGCAATAAAATTCAGTGGTTTACTGACTTAAGCTTGTCCAACTTATCTATTAAGCGCCTTTATCTTCAAGCAGGTAAAACGGGTAGTTGGCGTTTTAGCTTTAGTCGTAAGTTAAGTGTTTATCTCAGTGCCGATAACCTCATTGCCCACATCACTCGTGACAACGGCCAGGAAGTAGTTATGTACCAAGAAGATGGTGTTTGGCAGGATGATGATGCTAACGGTTATCAAGTTAAGGCATTGGAAAATGGTCAATACCAGCTAGTAACAGCTGCTAACTTAACCGAGACCTATGATAATCAAGGCCGCTTAATTAAAGTTGAGTCTCCCTCACAGCAGGCAATAGAATTGGCTTATGAGGATAAAAAGTTAGTTATTAGTCAAGGCAATTCATCGATTAACTATCACCTCAACGATAATCAGCAAATTACCCGTATTGAAAGCGGTAGTTTAGTGCGTAATTATCAATATGATGAGCAAGGTCAATTAACGAGTGCTGATTTTAATGGTAACTATAAGGAAACCTACCATTATGAGAATGATCAGTATCCTACCTTATTAACGGGTATTACCAACGCGAACAATCAACGTTATGCTACTTGGCAGTATGATGAAAAGGGCCGTGCCACAGTTAGTAAACACGCAGGGGATGTAGATAATGTTACGTTTAGCTATCCTGATGAAAACTCAACGACTGTTACTAATCCTCTCGGTAAGAAAACCACGTATCGTTTTGAGGAAATAAATGGTTTTCGTAAAGTAAAATCAGTGGAAGGTCATGCCTCTGCTAATTGCTTAGCCGCTAATAAAGACTACGAATA
This genomic interval from Spartinivicinus ruber contains the following:
- a CDS encoding DUF6531 domain-containing protein — protein: MSINVKLSFLLGAGLASVLCCSTQAEVRWYAPYTSHDPWKTDSISGVYVATPYESCIEQMNSYQRSADAFRKDGRGYSFLAVENTYWAGKVNPNFKKCSYLFTYPNGYSYQWHLNAGLQGKGCESPLVFDEKVSGCINKNAQPQSCETLKGNPVNIATGNKIQWFTDLSLSNLSIKRLYLQAGKTGSWRFSFSRKLSVYLSADNLIAHITRDNGQEVVMYQEDGVWQDDDANGYQVKALENGQYQLVTAANLTETYDNQGRLIKVESPSQQAIELAYEDKKLVISQGNSSINYHLNDNQQITRIESGSLVRNYQYDEQGQLTSADFNGNYKETYHYENDQYPTLLTGITNANNQRYATWQYDEKGRATVSKHAGDVDNVTFSYPDENSTTVTNPLGKKTTYRFEEINGFRKVKSVEGHASANCLAANKDYEYFDNGLLKSKTDWQGVKTTYQYNDRGLATEKTEAAGTPQARTVSTEWHETFSLPVKVTEPGKTTIYEYSDKGQLTSQRQESAK